The region AATGAGCTGGAGCACCTCGAAGCCATCGAGCTTCGGCATCTGAATGTCGAGAATGACGAGGTCCGGCAGCTGCTCGCTCACGGCGCGAACCGCCTCGAAGCCATTGGCGCACTCGGCGACCAGTGTCACGTCGGGACACGCAGCCAGATACTCTCTCAGCACCTGGCGCGAGAGCTCTTCGTCATCCACGGTAATCACACGGATCGCACTATCACTCACCTCCGGCTCCTCGCCCTTGAATCACGAACCTCAAACCTCCTGTGGCCCTTTCCAAGGTAATTCCAGCGTGACGCGGAACTGGCCGTTGATATTGTGGACCGAAACCATGCCGTCACGCCCGTAGCGCATGCGCAGGCGTGCTCGCACGTTCGAGAGCCCGACACCGCTGCCCTTCCGCTGTCGCGAGTCCCCATCGTAGGGATTCTCGATCGCAAGCTGCAGCCGCTCGCCTTCTCGCTTCGTGCGAATCGTGAGCGTGCCGCCGTCGATGAGCGTGGCGATGCCATGCTTGATTGCGTTCTCGACCAGCGGCTGCAGCAACAGCGGTGGAACGCTGCAGGCCTTGGTTTCGTCCTCGTACTCGCGTCGAACTGTCAGCCGCGGCCCGAACCGAATCTGTTCAATGCCCAGGTACTGCTCGATCATCTCGAGCTCGCCGTCGAGCGGGATCTCCTCCATTGCGCCGTGCTTCAGCCCATGGCGCAAGAAATCGCCGAGCCGCAGGCACATCAGTCGCGCACCCTGCGGGTCGACAGTCGTCAGCGCACTGATGGAGTGCAGGCTGTTGAAGATGAAGTGCGGGTTGATCTGTGCACGCAGCGCTCTCAGCTCCGCTTCGCGTGCGAGGACGGCCTGGTGCAGCGCATTGCGCTCCGCTGCGCGGGATTCTTCCGCGGCAATGTGCACGTAGTGGCCGGCCGCGACGAGCAGGTACAGCATCACGCCAGACAAGAACAGCGACGCTCGCACATCGGGTGGCGGGATCGAGCTGGCGAGCGCGCCCGACCACGCCACCGCGACGCCCACCCAGAGGGCGGCCGCCGCGAGCGCCGCCAGCGCTTGGACACTCAGGCTGTCCGTGATATGCCCGGCGCGCAACGGTTGCGCCCGGCA is a window of Luteitalea sp. DNA encoding:
- a CDS encoding sensor histidine kinase, encoding MPPLFATPRRIAIYFGAWLALGLFRAVLLVHQPGFPWTIALAISVPLLLFYGCVCAASWYICRAQPLRAGHITDSLSVQALAALAAAALWVGVAVAWSGALASSIPPPDVRASLFLSGVMLYLLVAAGHYVHIAAEESRAAERNALHQAVLAREAELRALRAQINPHFIFNSLHSISALTTVDPQGARLMCLRLGDFLRHGLKHGAMEEIPLDGELEMIEQYLGIEQIRFGPRLTVRREYEDETKACSVPPLLLQPLVENAIKHGIATLIDGGTLTIRTKREGERLQLAIENPYDGDSRQRKGSGVGLSNVRARLRMRYGRDGMVSVHNINGQFRVTLELPWKGPQEV